One genomic region from Magnetofaba australis IT-1 encodes:
- a CDS encoding transposase, with the protein MERKKRRFTAEQKVGYVRRHLVEKVVLSDLCDEAGIQPSQYYRWQKALFENGEAALSDKRGQKACDRQIAELEAKLATKNEVMSELLEAHVALKK; encoded by the coding sequence ACGGCTGAGCAGAAGGTAGGCTATGTGCGCCGTCACCTGGTCGAGAAGGTGGTTCTCTCGGATCTGTGCGACGAGGCGGGCATTCAGCCCAGCCAGTACTATCGCTGGCAAAAGGCTTTGTTTGAGAACGGCGAAGCGGCCTTGTCTGACAAACGCGGCCAAAAGGCTTGTGACCGACAGATTGCCGAACTAGAAGCGAAGTTGGCAACCAAAAATGAAGTTATGTCCGAGCTTCTTGAGGCGCATGTTGCGCTAAAAAAAA